The proteins below come from a single Crossiella sp. CA-258035 genomic window:
- a CDS encoding DUF3662 and FHA domain-containing protein gives MSLVQRFERKLEGLVGNTFARVFGGNVVPQEVAQALQREAERKVKELAGGRLLAPNHYTVTLGPADHDRLAGDEQRITDLLADCVGEHLTEHGWDTYGDVVVSLERSETLHTGQFHTSSSVDPDASPRRRPAPPRTAGDRPMSQPPGQYPEGDRYAQQQQGQYGYDQQQQGGYGQQGYDPNYGQQQGGYGQQQGYDQGYAQQQPGYEQQGYGQQPGYGQQGYDQGYAQQPGYEQGYGQQQQPGYGQQPGYDQGYAQQPGYDQGYAQQQPGYGQQGYDQGYGQQGYPQQGGYADPNQQGYAPPAVQTGPRTLTATLQLDDGSNRTYSLKQGSNVIGRGQDADFRLPDTGVSRRHLEITWDGQNAMLADLGSTNGTTVNSNPAQAWQLADGDAIRIGHSTLVFRSQG, from the coding sequence ATGAGCCTCGTGCAGCGCTTCGAGCGCAAGCTCGAAGGCCTTGTCGGCAACACTTTCGCGCGTGTTTTCGGTGGCAACGTAGTACCCCAGGAGGTGGCTCAGGCCCTGCAAAGGGAGGCCGAACGCAAGGTCAAGGAGCTTGCCGGCGGCCGCCTTCTGGCACCCAACCACTACACCGTGACACTCGGCCCAGCCGACCACGACCGGCTAGCCGGCGACGAGCAGCGGATCACCGATCTGCTCGCCGACTGTGTCGGAGAGCATCTGACCGAGCACGGGTGGGACACATACGGTGACGTCGTAGTCTCCTTGGAGCGCTCTGAGACGCTGCACACCGGACAGTTCCACACGAGCTCGTCAGTCGACCCAGACGCATCGCCGCGCCGACGGCCGGCACCACCTCGCACCGCAGGAGACCGACCCATGAGCCAGCCACCCGGCCAGTACCCCGAGGGAGACCGCTACGCCCAGCAGCAGCAGGGGCAGTACGGCTACGACCAGCAGCAGCAAGGCGGCTACGGCCAGCAGGGCTACGACCCGAACTACGGTCAGCAGCAGGGCGGGTACGGGCAGCAGCAGGGCTACGACCAGGGCTATGCCCAGCAGCAGCCCGGTTACGAGCAGCAGGGTTACGGCCAGCAGCCGGGTTACGGTCAGCAGGGCTATGACCAGGGTTACGCCCAGCAGCCCGGTTACGAGCAGGGCTACGGCCAGCAGCAGCAACCGGGCTACGGCCAGCAGCCGGGTTACGACCAGGGCTATGCCCAGCAGCCCGGTTACGACCAGGGTTACGCCCAGCAGCAGCCGGGTTATGGCCAGCAGGGCTACGACCAGGGTTACGGCCAGCAGGGCTACCCGCAGCAGGGCGGCTACGCCGACCCCAATCAGCAGGGATACGCTCCGCCCGCTGTGCAGACCGGCCCGCGCACGCTGACCGCGACGCTACAGCTGGACGACGGCTCCAACCGGACCTATAGCCTCAAGCAGGGCAGCAACGTCATAGGACGTGGCCAGGACGCCGATTTCCGTCTGCCGGACACCGGGGTTTCCCGCCGGCACCTGGAGATCACCTGGGACGGCCAGAACGCGATGCTGGCCGACCTGGGCTCGACCAACGGCACTACGGTCAACTCCAACCCGGCCCAGGCCTGGCAGCTCGCCGACGGCGACGCGATCAGGATCGGGCACTCGACGTTGGTGTTCCGGTCCCAGGGCTGA
- a CDS encoding FHA domain-containing protein, whose protein sequence is MPELVMQLTRAGFLALLWLFVLAALRVVRSDLYAASGLRVALPGSRRTSGRQLRGNKAARQLVVTHGALAGTRIALDGRPILIGRADDSTLVLDDDYASTRHARLSLRGTDWYVEDLGSTNGSYLDRAKVTAPTRVPLGVPIRIGKTVIELRS, encoded by the coding sequence GTGCCAGAACTTGTGATGCAGCTGACCAGAGCAGGGTTTCTCGCCCTGCTCTGGTTGTTCGTGCTGGCTGCGCTCCGTGTCGTTCGCTCTGATCTCTACGCGGCCTCCGGGCTGCGGGTCGCCCTACCAGGTTCCCGACGGACCAGCGGGCGGCAGTTGCGGGGCAACAAGGCCGCCCGGCAACTCGTGGTGACCCACGGCGCGCTGGCGGGTACCCGCATCGCGCTGGACGGCCGCCCTATTCTCATCGGCCGTGCCGACGACTCCACCCTCGTGCTCGACGACGACTACGCGTCGACGAGGCACGCCAGACTCTCGCTTCGAGGAACGGACTGGTACGTGGAGGACCTAGGCTCCACCAACGGCAGTTATCTAGACCGGGCGAAGGTCACGGCACCCACCCGGGTCCCGCTCGGCGTTCCGATCCGTATCGGTAAGACGGTGATCGAGCTGCGCTCATGA